A stretch of Salarias fasciatus chromosome 23, fSalaFa1.1, whole genome shotgun sequence DNA encodes these proteins:
- the LOC115381692 gene encoding C2 calcium-dependent domain-containing protein 4C, which produces MWVLDKIRGSVETGVLRQTENGDKKGVPYSNVLTPDKIPDFFIPPKLVSCPPEPEVPNVKPKECMQPSTSEQTIGSGKKISTPRSPRLVAKIAGDTKNLLRAANRHIIQIESADDVVAGDTNADPQSQTAMSLPYVPKTQTSYGFATLKESPHTRRKESLFHCELTSPITSPNTQRKTTGKSSEAGNHLNPADFNTSHMNPYRYFSGGESDTCSSAESSPFSSPLLSRSASLLKIFTHETQAKVVKVKRTFARHSSLSTDECSSAEPSPNIQRRLHIPSLQGGAGASDHSVHREHTIKLHKGGTVRISANYDSSTSRLLIRVFAAESLYDKHFDIKSINCCVSVYLNPGKLQKQRSNIIKNSRNPIFNEDFFFDSISSIQVKNLSVKFKVVNKGTSLKRDTLLGEREVPLTKLLSGL; this is translated from the coding sequence ATGTGGGTTCTTGATAAGATCCGTGGTTCAGTGGAGACTGGCGTGCTGCGACAGACGGAGAATGGAGACAAGAAAGGTGTCCCCTACAGCAATGTCCTCACCCCAGACAAAATCCCAGACTTTTTTATTCCCCCAAAGCTGGTCAGCTGTCCTCCTGAGCCTGAGGTTCCCAATGTGAAGCCCAAAGAGTGCATGCAACCATCCACATCTGAGCAGACCATAGGCAGTGGGAAGAAAATCAGCACTCCTCGAAGCCCACGTCTGGTGGCCAAGATTGCAGGAGACACAAagaacctgctgagagcagcaaaCCGACACATTATACAAATCGAAAGTGCAGATGATGTTGTGGCTGGAGACACCAATGCAGACCCGCAGTCACAGACGGCGATGTCTCTGCCCTACGTCCCCAAGACACAGACGTCATATGGCTTTGCAACGTTGAAGGAAAGCCCCCACACGCGCCGCAAAGAGTCCCTGTTTCACTGCGAGCTCACCAGTCCCATCACCTCCCCGAATACGCAGAGGAAGACTACGGGCAAAAGCAGCGAGGCAGGAAACCACTTGAATCCAGCAGACTTCAACACCTCTCACATGAATCCTTACCGATACTTCAGCGGTGGAGAGAGTGACACCTGCTCCTCGGCTGAGTCCTCTCCCTtcagctctcctctgctctcccgCTCTGCGTCTCTTCTCAAGATCTTCACACATGAGACGCAGGCCAAAGTGGTGAAGGTCAAGCGGACTTTTGCCCGCCACAGCTCGCTGTCCACGGATGAGTGCAGCTCCGCTGAGCCGAGCCCCAATATTCAGCGCCGGCTACACATCCCCTCCCTGCAAGGCGGCGCCGGCGCTTCTGACCACAGCGTTCATCGGGAGCATACCATCAAACTGCACAAGGGAGGGACGGTGAGGATCAGCGCGAACTACGACTCCAGCACCTCCCGTCTGCTCATCCGCGTCTTTGCGGCAGAAAGTCTTTATGACAAGCACTTTGACATAAAGAGCATCAACTGCTGCGTGTCCGTCTACCTGAACCCCGGCAAGCTGCAGAAGCAGAGGAGCAACATCATCAAGAACAGCCGCAACCCCATCTTCAACGAGGACTTCTTCTTTGACTCCATAAGTTCGATTCAGGTGAAGAACCTGTCTGTGAAGTTCAAGGTTGTGAATAAAGGCACCAGCCTCAAGAGGGACACGCTGCTGGGCGAACGAGAGGTGCCTCTGACAAAGCTGCTTTCAGGGCTGTAA